From Vanessa tameamea isolate UH-Manoa-2023 chromosome 26, ilVanTame1 primary haplotype, whole genome shotgun sequence, one genomic window encodes:
- the LOC113398863 gene encoding muscle calcium channel subunit alpha-1-like isoform X3, translated as MNATEGGGEDVAATPTTPAANPTPDAGPLIPVPVAPRKPARRGPKVQQERPKRALFCLTLKNPLRKLCIDIVEWKPFEWMILTTIFANCIALAVYTPYPASDSNYTNWVLEKIEYIFLVIFTGECVMKIIAYGFVMHPGSYLRNGWNLLDFTIVVIGMVSTVLSSIFKDAFDVKALRAFRVLRPLRLVSGVPSLQIVLNSILKAMVPLLHIALLVIFVIIIYAIIGLELFSGKMHKTCYNRLTDEVMDNPHPCDLDNGFNCSMIGEEMECREGWIGPNFGITNFDNFGLSMLTVFQCITLEGWTDVMYNIQDAMGNSWEWIYFVSMVILGAFFVMNLILGVLSGEFSKEREKAKNRGDFQKLREKQQLEEDLKGYLDWITQAEYLEPLADQHDTVDQKRDYVIGNLIGQNQTENDSTDHLGIEPVEQQKISIGKLWKKDFDKANRRMKRACRRAVKSQTFYWLIIVLVFLNTVVLASEHYQQPTWLDHFQEYGNAMFVALFTLEMLVKMYSLGLQGYFVSLFNRFDCFVVVGSISEMVLTKSELMPPLGVSVLRCVRLLRVFKVTKYWRSLSNLVASLLNSIQSIASLLLLLFLFIMIFALLGMQVFGGKFNYDPVEEKDRHNFDCFWQALLTVFQILTGEDWNAVMYEGIKAYGGVGTFGILACIYFIILFICGNYILLNVFLAIAVDNLADAESLTNIEKEEGQGAEEKEEDPEKVEGALADTDDEYIHDDDAYTTDNSERDYEETGSEGEQQEEIEVDAEDAEIDEENEERIEEEQEAEEMENHQRNHIVNTEFEDEPRLKRKPTTSSARPRRLSEVDIRDSAKPIPDATSFFIFSKDNRFRVFCYKMSASSTFGNIILVCIMLSSAMLAAEDPLDAAQKGFRNWLLSQFDIFFTGIFTLELFLKLVTYGLILHEGAFLRSAFNVLDMLVVCVSLISMSFKSGSISVVKILRVFRVLRPLRAINRAKGLKHVVQCVIVAIKTIGNILLVTSLLQFMFAVMGVQMFKGKFFRCNDISKMTKDECQGTYLVFENRNYVVRDREWKRNDFHFDNVMKGMLTLFTVSTFEGWPGLLYVSIDSNAEDRGPITNFRPIVAAYYIIYIIIIAFFMVNIFVGFVIVTFQNEGEQEYKNCELDKNQRNCIEFALKAKPIRRYIPKHRIQYKVWWFVTSQPFEYAIFVLIMINTITLAMKYHNQPHEYSKALDLLNMIFTAVFALEFIFKLAAFRFKNYFGDAWNTFDFIIVLGSIIDIVVSQVNELKNQGSGLPRAHVVKESSIPSINFFRLFRVMRLVKLLSRGEGIRTLLWTFIKSFQALPYVALLILMLFFIYAVVGMQVFGKIAIDDDTPITRNNHFQTFPQAILVLFRSATGEAWQDIMMGVSPEPEVRCDRNYDEEGEEDSSGSCGSVLAFPYFISFYVLCSFLIINLFVAVIMDNFDYLTRDWSILGPHHLDEFIRLWSEYDPDAKGRIKHLDVVTLLRKISPPLGFGKLCPHRVACKRLVSMNMPLNSDGTVLFNATLFAVVRTSLKIKTDGNIDDCNTELRAVIKKIWKRTSPKLLDQVVPPPGDPNEITVGKFYATFLIQDYFRRNHAFKKRKEQEMRQSDEQSHQMTLQAGLRTLHEAGPELKRAISGTLDEIVADNDIPMHRRNHSLFGGVWSSIRRHGPNRQFHRHRKHGEAPPEGVGNHLSSMMQREYGMAAVPLAPNLANGQPKEQIPLRPLIFNGESEKIYQVLDNQKSNYPEMLGQIGLAFGCVNYLSTPETSGAKSTSPSRQKIHPEGEGKLTLPRKASPEDRTPSPGETIAPKISLLLARECTPAESRPMTLYGYNAAARLPFAFSHARARRSLRAAPAPAPPGRMVRSASSGARAPLVAPPHPGGDSSGRGVVSLPGSPRNSSSVPVVGSAESLVTRVLAEQGLGVYCDPEFVRNTSREMQEALDMTQEQMDRAAHQLMIQERNIKQVQNQQAQVGNFWGVVGRDPSPSVPSLPPASHAAADQAVIAPTQNGVKNGVDKCHPQHRRKRKRKPVLV; from the exons ATGAATGCCACAGAAGGTGGTGGCGAAGATGTGGCAGCAACTCCAACCACACCAGCGGCAAACCCCACGCCAGATGCCGGGCCCCTTATACCAGTACCCGTAGCTCCACGCAAGCCTGCTCGACGAGGGCCGAAGGTGCAGCAAGAGAGACCGAAAAGAGCTCTCTTTTGCCTTACCCTCAAGAATCCGCTAAGAAAATTGTGTATAGATATCGTAGAATGGAA ACCGTTCGAATGGATGATACTTACAACGATTTTTGCAAACTGTATAGCATTGGCCGTCTACACTCCGTATCCTGCAAGCGATTCAAACTACACGAACTGGGTTTTG GAAAAAATCGAATACATATTTCTCGTGATATTCACGGGCGAATGTGTAATGAAGATCATTGCGTACGGCTTCGTCATGCATCCTGGCTCATATCTTCGGAATGGTTGGAATTTGCTCGACTTCACAATCGTTGTTATtgg TATGGTGAGCACAGTACTATCTAGTATCTTCAAAGATGCGTTCGACGTGAAAGCGCTGCGAGCATTTCGTGTCTTAAGACCCTTGAGACTAGTGTCAGGCGTTCCCA gctTACAAATCGTTTTGAATTCTATCTTGAAGGCAATGGTACCGCTACTTCACATCGCGTTGCTGGTTATCTTCGTCATCATAATATACGCCATCATCGGTCTCGAATTGTTCTCGGGCAAGATGCATAAAACGTGTTACAACAGACTAAcag ATGAAGTCATGGATAATCCTCATCCATGTGACTTGGATAATGGTTTCAACTGTTCCATGATTGGCGAAGAAATGGAGTGCAGGGAAGGTTGGATCGGCCCCAACTTCGGTATCACGAATTTCGACAACTTCGGTCTGTCTATGCTCACTGTCTTCCAATGCATCACTTTAGAGGGCTGGACAGATGTCATGTATAAT atCCAAGACGCGATGGGGAACAGTTGGGAATGGATATACTTCGTATCTATGGTCATATTGGGAGCATTTTTCGTTATGAACCTAATTCTCGGTGTGTTGTCTGG AGAATTCTCCAAAGAAAGAGAGAAAGCGAAAAACCGAGGAGATTTTCAGAAGTTAAGAGAAAAACAGCAGTTAGAAGAAGATCTTAAAGGTTATCTGGACTGGATTACGCAGGCTGAATACCTTGAACCTCTCGCAGATCAACACGATACAGTAGACCAGAAGAGAGATTATGTCATTGGTAACTTAATAG GTCAGAACCAAACAGAAAACGATTCAACGGACCACTTAGGTATAGAACCAGTCGAGCAACAGAAAATTTCAATTGGTAAATTGTGGAAGAAAGACTTCGATAAGGCGAACCGTCGTATGAAGCGTGCGTGTCGACGCGCCGTGAAGTCGCAGACCTTCTACTGGCTAATCATTGTACTCGTGTTTCTCAACACCGTCGTGCTGGCCAGCGAGCACTACCA ACAGCCAACATGGCTCGATCACTTTCAAGAATATGGAAATGCTATGTTCGTAGCACTTTTTACATTGGAGATGTTAGTCAAAATGTACAGTCTAGGTTTACAG GGCTACTTCGTGTCACTATTCAACCGGTTCGATTGCTTCGTGGTGGTGGGCTCCATCAGCGAGATGGTGCTGACGAAGAGCGAGCTGATGCCGCCGCTCGGCGTGTCGGTGCTGCGTTGCGTGCGCTTGCTGCGCGTCTTCAAGGTTACCAA GTACTGGCGTTCGCTGTCTAACTTGGTGGCGTCTCTGCTCAACTCGATCCAGTCCATCGCGTCCCTACTGCTTCTACTTTTCCTCTTTATCATGATCTTTGCGCTGTTGGGCATGCAG GTTTTTGGTGGGAAGTTTAACTATGACCCTGTGGAGGAAAAAGATCGGCACAATTTCGATTGTTTCTGGCAAGCGTTGCTTACGGTTTTTCAG ATATTAACAGGTGAAGACTGGAATGCGGTGATGTACGAAGGAATCAAGGCATATGGTGGTGTCGGCACCTTTGGTATACTTGCCTGCATCTACTTCATCATACTATTTATTTGCGGCAACT ACATTCTACTGAACGTCTTCTTGGCCATTGCTGTTGACAACTTGGCTGATGCAGAATCATTGACTAACATTGAAAAAGAAGAAggt CAGGGCGCAGAAGAGAAAGAAGAAGATCCAGAAAAAGTAGAAGGCGCACTTGCAGATACCGATGATGAATATATTCACGACGACGATGCCTACACCACTGATAA CTCTGAAAGGGACTACGAAGAAACTGGATCGGAAGGTGAGCAGCAAGAAGAAATAGAAGTAGATGCAGAAGATGCTGAAATTGATGAGGAAAATGAAGAAAGAATCGAGGAAGAACAAGAAGCGGAAGAAATGGAGAATCATCAAAGAAACCATATAG TGAACACAGAGTTCGAGGACGAGCCGCGCTTGAAACGTAAGCCGACGACGTCCTCGGCGCGGCCGCGGCGCCTGTCGGAGGTCGACATCCGGGACTCGGCCAAGCCGATCCCTGATGCTACCTCCTTCTTCATATTTTCAAAAGACAACAG GTTTCGTGTATTCTGCTATAAGATGTCAGCATCTTCGACATTTGGGAATATCATCCTGGTGTGCATCATGCTGTCCTCTGCCATGTTAGCAGCAGAGGATCCTTTAGACGCCGCCCAAAAAGGGTTCAGGAATTGG TTACTGAGTCAATTCGACATATTCTTCACTGGCATCTTCACGTTGGAGCTGTTCTTGAAGCTAGTGACATACGGCCTCATTTTGCACGAAGGTGCCTTCCTGCGCTCCGCCTTCAACGTACTCGACATGCTGGTTGTTTGCGTCTCCCTTATCTCAATGAGCTTTAA GTCTGGGAGTATATCCGTGGTGAAGATATTGCGAGTATTCAGGGTGCTGAGGCCTCTAAGAGCCATCAACAGGGCCAAAGGCCTTAAG CACGTTGTTCAGTGCGTGATCGTTGCAATCAAAACGATTGGAAACATTTTGTTGGTAACGTCCTTGCTTCAATTCATGTTCGCGGTCATGGGAGTGCAAATGTTCAAG GGTAAATTTTTTAGGTGTAACGATATTTCTAAAATGACAAAAGATGAGTGTCA GGGAACTTATTTAGTATTCGAAAATCGTAATTACGTAGTTAGAGACAGAGAATGGAAACGGAATGACTttcattttgataatgttatgaaaGGGATGCTCACCCTCTTCACTGTATCCACTTTTGAAGGATGGCCAGG gTTATTGTATGTATCTATAGACTCGAACGCAGAGGATCGTGGTCCTATTACTAACTTCCGTCCAATTGTTgcagcatattatattatttacattattataattgccTTCTTTATG GTAAATATATTCGTCGGTTTCGTCATAGTGACATTCCAAAATGAGGGTGAGCAGGAATACAAGAACTGTGAATTAGATAAGAATCAAAGAAATTGTATAGAATTCGCCTTGAAAGCTAAACCTATTAGAAG ATATATACCGAAGCACCGAATCCAGTACAAAGTGTGGTGGTTCGTCACCTCTCAACCTTTTGAATACGCGATCTTCGTCCTCATCATGATAAACACTATCACCCTCGCCATGAAGTACCACAACCAGCCCCACGAGTATAGCAAGGCCCTCGACTTACTCAACATGATATTCACTGCGGTCTTTGCTCTTGAATTTATCTTCAAATTAGCTGCATTTCGATTCaag AACTATTTCGGAGACGCGTGGAACACGTTCGACTTCATCATCGTTTTAGGTAGCATCATCGACATCGTCGTCTCACAAGTAAACGAACTCAAAAATCAG GGAAGTGGATTGCCAAGAGCACACGTTGTTAAG GAAAGTTCGATCCCGTCTATAAACTTCTTCCGTTTGTTTCGTGTGATGAGACTCGTCAAGTTGTTGTCTCGTGGAGAAGGCATTCGCACCTTACTCTGGACATTCATCAAATCCTTCCAAGCGCTGCCTTATGTTGCTCTATTGATCTTGATGCTGTTCTTCATTTATGCGGTGGTTGGGATGCaa gTGTTTGGAAAAATCGCAATAGACGACGATACGCCTATCACACGAAACAACCACTTCCAGACTTTTCCGCAAGCCATATTGGTTTTGTTTCGATCTGCTACTG GTGAAGCTTGGCAAGATATAATGATGGGAGTATCACCGGAGCCTGAAGTGCGCTGTGACCGCAACTATGATGAGGAGGGTGAGGAGGACAGCAGCGGTTCATGTGGCAGCGTGCTCGCCTTTCCCtacttcatttcattttatgtgCTTTGCTCCTTTCTC attattaatttattcgtcgCTGTCATTATGGATAATTTCGACTATTTAACCAGAGACTGGTCAATATTGGGACCACACCACTTAGATGAATTTATAAG GTTATGGAGTGAATACGACCCTGACGCTAAGGGACGAATAAAACATTTAGATGTAGTcacattattaagaaaaataagtcCTCCTTTAG GTTTCGGCAAGCTGTGTCCTCACCGCGTGGCGTGCAAGCGTTTGGTCTCCATGAACATGCCCCTTAATTCAGATGGAACAGTTCTCTTCAACGCCACACTCTTCGCCGTCGTGCGAACTTCGCTTAAGATCAAAACTGATG GCAATATAGATGACTGCAATACGGAACTTCGAGCGGTTATCAAGAAAATCTGGAAGCGAACCTCTCCCAAACTTCTCGACCAGGTAGTACCACCACCTGGAGACCCTAACGAGATCACCGTTGGAAAGTTCTACGCCACCTTCCTCATACAGGACTACTTCAGAAG GAATCACGC GTTCAAAAAGCGTAAGGAGCAAGAGATGAGACAAAGCGACGAACAGAGTCACCAAATGACTTTGCAAGCTGGCTTGAGGACGCTGCATGAAGCTGGACCGGAACTAAAACGAGCTATATCGGGCACTCTAGATGAAATTGTTGCTGATAATGATATTCCCATGCATAGG AGAAACCATTCGTTATTTGGGGGAGTGTGGTCAAGCATACGCAGACATGGTCCTAACCGGCAGTTTCATAGACACAGGAAACATGGAGAAGCACCTCCTG AAGGTGTAGGTAACCATTTGAGTTCAATGATGCAGCGTGAATACGGAATGGCTGCAGTGCCACTGGCGCCCAACTT agCTAACGGACAACCGAAAGAACAAATACCTTTGAGGCCTCTTATATTCAACGGCGAGTCGGAGAAGATTTACCAGGTGCTCGA CAATCAAAAGTCGAACTACCCAGAGATGCTCGGACAGATAGGTCTCGCGTTCGGATGCGTCAACTACCTCTCGACGCCGGAGACGTCCGGAGCCAAGTCGACCTCGCCGTCGAGGCAGAAGATCCACCCGGAGGGGGAGGGCAAGCTCACCCTGCCCCGCAAGGCGTCCCCCGAGGACCGAACGCCGTCGCCCGGCGAGACCATAGCGCCGAAGATCTCGCTGCTGCTGGCGCGCGAGTGCACGCCGGCGGAGTCGCGGCCGATGACGCTCTACGGGTACAACGCGGCGGCGCGCCTGCCCTTCGCGTTCTCGCacgcgcgcgcgcgccgcagcctgcgcgccgcgcccgcgcccgcgccgccagGTCGGATGGTGCGCAGCGCCTCCTCGGGCGCGCGCGCCCCGCTTGTAGCCCCGCCGCACCCAG GAGGCGATAGTTCCGGACGCGGCGTGGTATCGCTTCCCGGAAGCCCTCGGAACAGCTCATCAGTGCCCGTTGTTGGTTCCGCGGAGAGCCTGGTCACGAGG